From Phyllopteryx taeniolatus isolate TA_2022b chromosome 18, UOR_Ptae_1.2, whole genome shotgun sequence, the proteins below share one genomic window:
- the ift20 gene encoding intraflagellar transport protein 20 homolog: protein MAKDALAEAGCYFDELNKLRALEPDVSQKTAELKEDCKEFLDKIVQFLKIIGGLMDLVDELANETEREKLKALGTRNLLKFVANQREAQQQQLSALIAEKITQLKRYRIEYETLSKVEAEQNEFINQYILQK, encoded by the coding sequence ATGGCTAAAGACGCATTGGCAGAGGCGGGCTGTTATTTTGATGAACTCAACAAGCTACGTGCACTCGAGCCAGATGTCAGCCAAAAGacggcagagctcaaagaagACTGCAAAGAATTTCTGGACAAAATTGTGCAGTTTCTGAAGATAATCGGAGGTCTCATGGACCTGGTGGATGAGTTGGCAAacgagacagagagagaaaagtTGAAGGCTCTCGGAACAAGAAACCTCCTGAAGTTTGTGGCAAACCAAAGGGAGGCCCAGCAACAGCAACTTTCAGCTCTCATTGCAGAGAAGATTACGCAGCTTAAGCGATATCGCATTGAGTATGAAACCCTGTCTAAAGTAGAAGCGGAACAAAATGAGTTTATTAACCAGTACATTTTGCAGAAGTGA